One part of the Lotus japonicus ecotype B-129 chromosome 2, LjGifu_v1.2 genome encodes these proteins:
- the LOC130739588 gene encoding receptor-like protein 4, which yields MSFPLFLFFSIITLSTALPPQPYSYPHGLSYHIDCGSPTNTTDSFNTTWLSDRYFTGGATGIVSEPLHFHHNHEKTLRFFPISSGKKNCYAIPSLPPSRYLFRTFIVYDNYDGKSHPPSFDVSVRGTVVFSWRSPWPQSLSRNGAYSDLFAVVEGQALICFYSFATDPPVVSSLELFAVDPLSYDSAAIGSNETILVNYGRLSCGSEQWGPGFTADADRFGRSWQSDKEFRTGKDRVVTVSTRESIAGTDQKPNYFPEKLYKTALTTAETAEEGGGVLEYELGVDAKLDYLVWLHFAEIEGKVKRAGERVFDVFINGDNLTRVDIYKQVGGFAAFSWHRTVKNLSSSVMSVKLVGVVGAPLISGIENYALVPGDPSTVPQQVIAMKGLKDSLRVPERMGWNGDPCAPTNWDAWEGVTCRMSKDNTALVISQIDLGSQGLKGLISDQISLLSDLVSLNLSSNLLVGEIPSGLGQKSLTHLDLSNNQLTGSIPDSIASSSLQLALLNGNLLEGRVPEQLYSIGVHGGAIDLSGNKGLCGVPSLPACPMFWENGKLSTGGKIAIGVSCLLVFCVILLLVYIYIRRRNNDYDFALPHELTSLAAKRNRYQRQKSLMVLEMESQHAKGLPSHFTTQ from the exons ATGTCTTTccccctcttcctcttcttctcaatCATCACTCTTTCCACAGCTCTTCCTCCTCAACCATACTCTTACCCACacg GTCTCTCTTACCACATCGACTGTGGAAGCCCAACAAACACCACCGACTCCTTCAACACCACATGGCTCTCCGACCGCTACTTCACCGGCGGCGCCACCGGCATCGTCTCCGAGCCTCTCCACTTCCACCACAACCACGAGAAGACTCTCCGCTTCTTCCCAATCTCCTCCGGCAAGAAGAATTGCTACGCCAtcccctccctccctccctcccgcTACCTCTTCCGCACCTTCATCGTCTACGACAACTACGACGGCAAGTCTCACCCTCCCTCCTTCGACGTCTCCGTCCGCGGCACCGTCGTCTTCTCCTGGCGCTCCCCTTGGCCACAGTCGCTCTCCCGTAACGGCGCATACTCCGACCTCTTCGCGGTTGTTGAAGGCCAAGCCCTAATCTGCTTCTACAGCTTCGCCACCGATCCTCCGGTTGTGTCTTCTCTCGAGCTCTTCGCCGTCGATCCGTTGTCGTATGACTCCGCTGCGATCGGAAGCAACGAAACCATACTCGTGAACTATGGAAGGTTGAGCTGCGGCTCGGAGCAGTGGGGGCCGGGGTTCACCGCTGACGCCGACCGATTCGGCCGGTCGTGGCAGTCCGATAAGGAGTTCCGAACCGGGAAGGACAGGGTTGTGACGGTGTCGACGAGGGAGAGCATTGCTGGGACTGATCAGAAGCCGAATTACTTCCCGGAGAAATTGTACAAGACGGCGTTGACGACGGCGGAGACTGCGGAGGAAGGTGGTGGTGTTTTGGAGTATGAACTGGGTGTCGATGCGAAGCTGGATTATCTGGTGTGGCTGCATTTTGCTGAGATTGAAGGGAAGGTGAAGAGGGCAGGGGAGAGGGTGTTTGATGTGTTCATCAATGGCGATAACTTGACTAGGGTGGATATATACAAGCAGGTTGGGGGGTTTGCGGCGTTTAGCTGGCATCGGACGGTGAAGAATTTGAGTAGCAGTGTGATGAGTGTGAAGCTTGTTGGGGTTGTGGGTGCGCCTCTCATTTCTGGGATCGAGAATTATGCTCTGGTTCCTGGTGATCCTTCCACTGTTCCTCAACAAG TGATTGCCATGAAAGGGTTGAAAGATTCACTCCGGGTTCCTGAAAGAATGGGTTGGAATGGTGATCCTTGTGCTCCTACTAATTGGGATGCTTGGGAGGGAGTTACCTGCCGAATGAGTAAGGATAATACTGCTCTGGTGATTAGTCAAAT AGATCTGGGCAGTCAAGGCTTGAAAGGTCTCATAAGCGATCAGATTAGTCTTTTGTCAGACTTGGTAAGCCT GAACTTGAGTTCTAATTTGCTGGTGGGTGAAATACCTTCTGGACTAGGTCAAAAATCCCTGACACACCT GGACTTGTCCAACAATCAATTAACAGGCTCCATACCAGATAGTATAGCCTCTTCAAGTTTGCAGCTTGC GCTATTGAATGGTAACTTATTGGAAGGACGAGTGCCAGAGCAACTTTATTCGATCGGTGTGCATGGTGGTGCTATTGA TCTCTCTGGAAACAAAGGTTTGTGCGGTGTGCCATCCCTGCCAGCTTGTCCTATGTTTTGGGAGAATGGCAAATTATCTACTGGGGGTAAAATTGCAATAGGCGTGTCATGTCTTCTTGTTTTCTGTGTCATACTGCTGCTGGTTTATATCTATATCAGAAGGAGAAACAATGATTATGACTTCGCTCTGCCTCATGAATTAACAT CATTAGCTGCCAAGAGAAACCGATATCAGAGGCAGAAATCCTTAATGGTTCTTGAAATGGAGAGTCAACACGCCAAGGGACTACCTTCACATTTTACCACCCAGTAA